One part of the Pirellulaceae bacterium genome encodes these proteins:
- a CDS encoding DUF3127 domain-containing protein has product MEAAKVQGKVHLVEETKVFGQKGFRKRLVVLEQDNGRFPNYVPVEFLQDACDQVDALSVGDEIEVCYRLNGRRWQRDPNSEVKYFLSCEAISFRPLGGAAPGSTGRFDAGDVNASLAQAQYDEDDSVPF; this is encoded by the coding sequence ATGGAAGCTGCTAAGGTTCAGGGCAAAGTCCATTTAGTTGAAGAGACTAAGGTTTTCGGGCAGAAGGGCTTTCGTAAGCGATTGGTGGTGCTTGAGCAGGATAATGGTCGCTTTCCCAATTATGTGCCGGTGGAGTTCTTGCAGGATGCTTGCGATCAAGTAGATGCTTTGTCTGTGGGTGATGAAATCGAAGTCTGCTACCGATTGAACGGACGACGTTGGCAGCGAGATCCCAATAGCGAAGTGAAATACTTTCTCAGTTGTGAAGCGATCAGCTTTCGACCACTAGGCGGCGCGGCGCCTGGATCTACAGGCCGTTTTGACGCAGGCGACGTCAACGCCAGCTTGGCACAAGCGCAATATGACGAAGACGACAGCGTACCGTTCTAA
- a CDS encoding ATP-dependent Clp protease ATP-binding subunit produces the protein MYERFTDRARKVMQLANQEAQRFNHEYIGTEHILLGLVKEGSGVAANVLKNLDVDLRKIRLEVEKLVQSGPEMVTIGKLPQTPRAKKVIEYSMEEARNLNHNYVGTEHILLGLLREQEGVAAQVLMNLGMKLDDVREEVLNLLGHGMESGDSERGRAEAGERSDAPSSSSKGGKSKTPALDSFGRDLTELARQGKLDPVIGRAREIERAIQILCRRSKNNPVLLGEAGVGKTAIVEGFAQRVISGDVPEILADKRIVVLDLAMMVAGTKYRGQFEERIKAVMNEVRRAKNTILFIDELHTLVGAGGAEGAIDAANVLKPALARGEIQCIGATTLDEYRKYIEKDNALARRFQEIIVDPTGKEETIEILHGLRERYEEHHRVKYTDDAIQAAVEMSERYITARCLPDKAIDVIDEAGARIRLRNMSKPPDLKELDADIEKLNREKEEAVANQDFEKAASLRDQADKLRKKKDTLSREWRDRSRDADGIVDEEVISEVVSKMTGIPLTRLSTEDSARLMQMEDELHKRVVSQEQAVAAVAKAVRRSRSGLKDPRRPTGCFVFAGPTGVGKTLLAKALAEYMFGDSDALVHIDMSEYMEKHNISRLIGAPPGYVGYEEGGQLTEKIRRRPYAVVLLDEIEKAHPDVFNMLLQVMEEGRLTDSFGRNVDFRNVILILTTNAGAEAIKNESAFGFQRPDDDSSYESMKTRVMDQIERVFRPEFLNRLDDTIIFRHLNKDDLKKVIDFEMSKVRVRLKERGFELVLTDQAKDFLIEKGANLDYGARPLRRALEQRVEDPLAEEILRGAFEGVNTIVVDAVKNEEGKVIRLDFRGENRDQPIPVEPVLAGQDH, from the coding sequence ATGTACGAACGCTTCACCGACCGGGCTCGCAAGGTAATGCAGTTAGCCAATCAAGAGGCTCAGCGCTTCAACCACGAGTACATTGGCACCGAACACATTCTGTTGGGTCTGGTAAAGGAAGGCAGCGGAGTGGCTGCCAATGTGTTGAAGAACCTGGATGTCGATCTCCGCAAAATTCGGCTGGAGGTTGAGAAGCTGGTCCAGAGCGGTCCCGAAATGGTGACCATCGGTAAACTGCCTCAAACTCCACGGGCCAAGAAGGTTATTGAATACTCCATGGAGGAGGCTCGTAATCTGAATCACAATTATGTGGGCACCGAACATATTCTGCTGGGGCTGCTTCGCGAACAAGAAGGCGTAGCGGCTCAAGTCTTGATGAATCTTGGCATGAAGCTTGATGACGTGCGCGAAGAGGTCTTGAACCTACTCGGCCACGGCATGGAAAGTGGCGATAGTGAGCGCGGTCGAGCTGAAGCAGGCGAGCGCAGCGATGCACCCAGTTCGTCCTCCAAAGGGGGTAAGAGCAAGACACCAGCGCTGGACAGTTTCGGTCGCGACTTGACGGAATTGGCGCGACAAGGCAAGCTCGACCCAGTGATCGGCCGTGCTCGTGAAATCGAGCGAGCCATTCAGATTCTGTGCCGACGCAGCAAAAACAATCCGGTGCTACTGGGCGAGGCCGGAGTTGGCAAGACGGCGATTGTTGAAGGCTTTGCGCAGCGCGTGATCTCCGGGGATGTTCCCGAAATCTTGGCCGATAAGCGGATTGTGGTTCTGGACTTGGCCATGATGGTGGCCGGCACCAAGTATCGTGGACAGTTTGAAGAGCGTATTAAGGCGGTGATGAATGAAGTTCGCCGCGCGAAGAACACCATTCTGTTCATCGACGAATTGCATACGTTGGTAGGTGCTGGTGGTGCTGAAGGCGCTATCGATGCTGCTAATGTGCTCAAGCCTGCGTTGGCCCGTGGCGAAATTCAGTGTATTGGTGCGACGACGTTGGACGAGTACCGCAAATACATCGAAAAGGACAACGCGCTGGCTCGCCGATTCCAAGAGATCATTGTCGATCCGACCGGTAAAGAAGAAACGATTGAGATTCTGCATGGTCTGCGAGAGCGTTACGAGGAGCACCATCGAGTCAAATACACGGACGATGCCATCCAAGCTGCGGTCGAAATGAGCGAACGATACATTACCGCTCGCTGTCTGCCGGACAAGGCGATCGACGTGATCGACGAAGCGGGTGCACGTATCCGCCTACGCAACATGTCCAAGCCACCCGATTTGAAGGAATTGGACGCGGACATTGAAAAGTTGAATCGCGAAAAGGAAGAGGCGGTTGCCAATCAAGATTTCGAAAAGGCGGCCTCACTCCGCGACCAAGCTGACAAGCTCCGCAAGAAGAAGGACACGCTGTCGCGTGAATGGCGTGATCGCAGTCGCGATGCAGATGGAATTGTTGATGAAGAAGTCATCTCCGAAGTGGTCTCCAAGATGACCGGAATTCCTCTGACTCGGCTGAGCACCGAAGATAGTGCTCGGTTGATGCAGATGGAGGATGAACTACACAAGCGGGTTGTCAGCCAAGAGCAGGCCGTTGCCGCTGTGGCCAAGGCGGTTCGTCGGAGCCGTAGTGGATTGAAAGATCCGCGTCGCCCAACCGGCTGCTTTGTGTTTGCTGGCCCGACCGGCGTAGGTAAGACTTTGCTGGCTAAGGCATTGGCTGAGTACATGTTCGGTGACTCCGACGCGCTGGTGCATATCGACATGAGCGAATACATGGAAAAGCACAATATCAGCCGCTTGATCGGTGCACCTCCGGGTTACGTCGGCTATGAAGAAGGCGGTCAACTGACCGAAAAGATTCGCCGCCGTCCGTATGCGGTAGTGTTGCTGGACGAAATCGAAAAGGCGCATCCCGATGTCTTCAATATGCTGCTACAAGTCATGGAAGAGGGACGCCTGACCGACTCGTTCGGTCGCAACGTGGACTTCCGCAATGTAATCTTGATTTTGACCACCAACGCCGGTGCCGAAGCCATCAAAAACGAATCGGCGTTTGGATTCCAGCGGCCCGACGACGACAGTTCGTACGAGTCGATGAAGACGCGGGTCATGGATCAGATTGAACGGGTCTTCCGTCCTGAGTTCCTCAACCGCTTGGACGATACCATCATCTTCCGGCATTTGAACAAAGACGACCTCAAGAAGGTTATCGACTTCGAAATGTCCAAGGTGCGCGTGAGATTAAAGGAACGTGGTTTTGAGCTGGTGTTGACCGATCAGGCCAAGGATTTCTTAATCGAAAAGGGTGCCAACCTGGACTACGGTGCTCGACCACTGCGTCGCGCGTTGGAGCAGCGAGTCGAAGACCCGCTGGCCGAAGAAATTCTGCGCGGCGCATTTGAAGGTGTAAACACAATTGTGGTGGACGCCGTCAAGAATGAAGAAGGCAAAGTCATCCGGCTGGATTTTCGCGGTGAAAACCGCGATCAGCCAATTCCAGTGGAACCAGTGCTGGCCGGACAAGATCACTAA
- a CDS encoding DUF1805 domain-containing protein: MSLRELQYNHEVMKFPAGEALGCSYRWPGGQYCAIHTDRGILACGVFDCRSASEFSYALAIARGTPQSPLCVPQDLLTADVAEVSRVAADLGIRVGMSGQEALELLLKASSESPQPALR; encoded by the coding sequence ATGAGCCTCAGAGAATTACAATATAACCATGAAGTTATGAAATTCCCGGCCGGTGAAGCGTTGGGGTGCAGTTACCGCTGGCCTGGAGGTCAGTACTGCGCAATTCACACCGATCGTGGTATCCTGGCGTGCGGCGTGTTCGATTGCCGAAGTGCCAGCGAGTTTAGCTATGCGCTAGCCATTGCTCGGGGCACTCCGCAATCACCGTTGTGCGTCCCACAAGACCTATTGACTGCGGACGTGGCCGAGGTCAGCCGAGTAGCGGCCGATTTAGGCATCCGCGTTGGAATGAGTGGTCAAGAAGCGCTGGAACTGCTGCTCAAGGCGTCATCGGAGAGTCCACAGCCGGCACTTCGTTGA
- a CDS encoding (2Fe-2S)-binding protein, translating to MPKLTIEGQAPIEVAAGKRLVLALTQDAAIDQLHACGGNARCTTCRVEFVDGEPERMTQAEKNCLAARGLSGVRLSCQIACDQDMTVRVISRLAGSGRADQGSPVRPEISPDPVWETRS from the coding sequence ATGCCCAAGTTAACCATCGAAGGACAAGCTCCCATCGAAGTGGCCGCAGGCAAACGACTCGTGCTGGCGCTCACCCAGGACGCTGCCATCGACCAACTGCACGCGTGCGGTGGAAACGCTCGCTGCACGACTTGCAGAGTTGAATTTGTGGATGGTGAGCCCGAACGCATGACGCAGGCTGAAAAGAATTGTCTAGCTGCGCGGGGCCTGAGCGGTGTGCGTCTAAGTTGCCAGATTGCCTGCGACCAGGACATGACAGTCCGCGTCATCAGCCGCTTGGCGGGCAGCGGTCGGGCTGACCAAGGCTCGCCGGTGCGGCCCGAGATAAGTCCCGATCCGGTGTGGGAGACTCGCTCGTAA
- the aroC gene encoding chorismate synthase — MSHNTFGHLFRVTTWGESHGPALGCIVDGCPPGIEFTIAEIQSYLDKRKPGQSRYTTQRKESDAVSVLSGVMPDPDRAEVLITTGTPVSLMIHNEDQRSKDYSEIKDRYRPGHADYTYQAKYGLRDFRGGGRSSARETAARVAAGALARKIVPGMSVRGALIQLGPHRVDRSRWDWSQVDANDFFCPDVQAAQLWSRYLDEIRLSKDSIGAVIEVVADGVPVGLGAPLYAKLDQDIAAGLMSINAVKAVEIGAGFAVAELLGSQNADEMRSGEGGQVEFLSNHAGGILGGISTGQPIVARFAVKPTSSILTPRRSVTATGQEVDIITKGRHDPCVGIRAVPIGEAMLACALADHYLRHRGQTGVG; from the coding sequence ATGTCACATAACACGTTTGGCCATCTGTTCCGCGTCACAACCTGGGGCGAGAGTCATGGTCCCGCACTGGGCTGCATCGTAGATGGCTGCCCGCCGGGAATTGAATTCACGATCGCAGAAATTCAAAGTTATTTGGATAAGCGCAAGCCCGGTCAATCGCGGTATACGACGCAGCGCAAGGAATCCGATGCTGTGTCGGTACTGTCCGGCGTGATGCCTGATCCAGATCGGGCTGAAGTGTTGATAACCACCGGTACGCCGGTCAGTCTGATGATTCACAATGAGGATCAACGTTCCAAGGATTACTCGGAGATCAAGGATCGTTACCGACCGGGCCACGCAGACTACACGTATCAGGCCAAATACGGCCTGCGCGATTTTCGTGGCGGAGGGCGTTCGTCAGCGCGTGAGACGGCCGCGCGTGTGGCTGCCGGCGCACTGGCTCGCAAAATTGTGCCAGGCATGAGTGTGCGCGGAGCGCTGATTCAACTGGGACCGCATCGAGTCGATCGCAGCCGCTGGGATTGGTCGCAAGTCGATGCCAACGATTTCTTCTGTCCAGACGTGCAGGCGGCTCAGTTGTGGAGTCGATACTTAGATGAAATTCGACTGAGTAAAGATTCAATCGGTGCTGTGATCGAAGTGGTGGCTGATGGTGTGCCAGTCGGTCTGGGAGCGCCGCTGTATGCTAAGCTGGATCAAGATATTGCTGCCGGATTGATGTCGATCAACGCCGTCAAGGCCGTAGAAATTGGTGCCGGATTTGCCGTAGCGGAACTGCTAGGCAGTCAGAACGCAGACGAGATGCGCAGTGGGGAGGGAGGCCAAGTCGAATTCTTGTCCAATCACGCCGGTGGTATTTTGGGCGGCATTTCGACAGGACAACCGATTGTGGCCCGCTTTGCCGTTAAACCTACCTCGTCGATTCTAACGCCCCGCCGCAGCGTGACCGCAACGGGACAGGAGGTAGACATCATTACCAAAGGGCGCCACGATCCATGCGTAGGAATTCGCGCTGTCCCTATTGGCGAAGCCATGTTGGCCTGCGCCCTGGCCGATCATTATTTACGTCACCGCGGACAGACCGGAGTTGGTTAA
- a CDS encoding glutaminyl-peptide cyclotransferase translates to MFRKPWWLIVPLVSLVALAFSFRHYDTADGHQSSPIMLRAEVIAAYAHDPNDFCQGLAIEDETVYESTGQYGSSKLKKYDLRGGTPPTEISLPPQFFGEGICLFEERIYQLTWKERVCFVYDKQTLRSTGRIGFTGQGWGLTTNGKQLFMSDGSATIQVLDPATLKPLRRINVTYGRKRQDRLNELEFVGQELWACIWYEDRIARIEPTSGQIKGWIDCSALYPAAGRDREHVLNGIAYDAQSNRLFVTGKNWPKIFELTPPPQ, encoded by the coding sequence ATGTTTCGTAAGCCTTGGTGGCTGATCGTTCCGCTAGTCAGTCTGGTAGCGCTGGCGTTCAGCTTTCGTCATTACGACACTGCCGATGGCCATCAATCCAGCCCTATCATGCTCCGCGCAGAAGTCATTGCCGCGTATGCGCACGACCCCAACGACTTTTGCCAAGGTCTAGCCATTGAGGACGAAACGGTTTACGAAAGCACCGGCCAGTACGGCAGTTCAAAACTTAAAAAGTATGATCTGCGTGGCGGCACTCCGCCAACCGAGATTAGCCTGCCTCCACAATTCTTTGGTGAAGGTATTTGTCTGTTTGAAGAACGCATCTATCAGCTAACCTGGAAAGAGCGGGTCTGTTTTGTCTACGACAAGCAGACGCTTCGATCCACCGGCAGGATTGGCTTTACTGGGCAGGGCTGGGGATTGACTACCAACGGCAAACAGTTGTTTATGAGCGATGGCTCGGCCACTATTCAGGTACTCGATCCCGCCACGCTCAAGCCGCTGCGCAGGATCAATGTAACCTACGGTCGCAAACGTCAAGATCGGCTCAACGAACTGGAGTTTGTAGGTCAAGAATTGTGGGCCTGTATCTGGTATGAAGATCGCATCGCCCGCATCGAACCCACCAGCGGCCAAATCAAAGGCTGGATCGACTGCAGTGCACTATACCCTGCCGCAGGCCGCGACCGCGAACATGTGCTCAATGGCATCGCTTACGACGCACAATCCAACCGACTATTCGTTACCGGCAAGAATTGGCCCAAAATATTTGAACTTACCCCCCCTCCGCAGTGA
- the eboE gene encoding metabolite traffic protein EboE: protein METDELTFGYCTNVHAAADLSGALSNLDTYATAVRDRVVGDGRLPVGLWLPEAITSSVLAAGQAVWLRDWLMDRRLVPYTLNGFPQGDFHQPVVKHAVYQPTWMCPSRARHTQQLAQILNAILPSGRSGSISTLPLGWPHAPWHAENFKLSADHLLETARFLDRITQQRGCEIVLAIEPEPGCVLDTAADIIEFFQRYLFSSPDAEMARRYLTVCHDVCHSSVMFEPQQQALAAYLNAGIRVGKVQISSAVHVPWDTADGQPEVQRAMLSQVQQFNEPKYLHQTTRCGSDRQLNGFCEDLSVALATWHKHKLPLQPWRIHFHLPIFVQQFGHLSSTQADISAACRFLRQQSATEVAGRSWFTGHYEVETYAWTVLPPELAATDLASGIARELQYFAGLVDRL, encoded by the coding sequence TTGGAAACCGATGAATTGACTTTTGGTTATTGCACCAACGTCCATGCGGCTGCAGATTTGTCAGGTGCCCTCAGCAACTTGGATACCTATGCCACAGCCGTACGCGATCGGGTTGTTGGAGATGGTCGATTGCCGGTTGGCCTATGGTTGCCCGAAGCGATAACCAGTAGCGTACTGGCCGCTGGTCAGGCTGTTTGGCTCCGCGACTGGCTGATGGACCGCAGGCTGGTTCCATATACGCTAAATGGCTTTCCTCAAGGCGATTTTCATCAGCCGGTCGTTAAGCACGCGGTTTACCAGCCGACCTGGATGTGCCCCTCGCGCGCCCGTCATACGCAACAATTAGCTCAGATATTGAATGCTATTTTGCCCAGCGGTCGAAGTGGATCGATTTCGACGCTGCCGTTAGGTTGGCCGCACGCTCCGTGGCACGCCGAGAATTTCAAATTGTCCGCCGACCACCTATTAGAGACGGCTCGATTCCTGGATCGCATTACTCAGCAGCGTGGCTGCGAGATTGTTTTGGCCATTGAGCCCGAGCCTGGGTGCGTGCTGGACACTGCCGCAGACATTATCGAATTCTTCCAACGATATTTATTCAGTAGTCCAGATGCTGAAATGGCTCGGAGATACCTAACAGTCTGCCACGATGTGTGCCACAGCAGCGTGATGTTTGAACCTCAACAACAAGCGCTGGCCGCATACCTGAATGCCGGCATCCGTGTGGGCAAGGTCCAGATATCTTCCGCAGTCCATGTCCCCTGGGATACAGCGGATGGCCAGCCAGAAGTACAACGGGCCATGTTGTCTCAGGTGCAGCAATTCAACGAGCCGAAATATCTGCATCAAACCACGCGCTGTGGTAGCGACAGGCAATTGAATGGATTCTGCGAAGACCTATCGGTGGCTCTAGCGACGTGGCACAAGCACAAGCTTCCCCTTCAGCCCTGGCGGATCCACTTTCATCTGCCTATCTTCGTTCAACAGTTCGGCCATTTATCTTCGACGCAGGCGGACATCAGCGCAGCCTGCCGGTTTCTGCGCCAGCAGTCGGCCACAGAGGTAGCCGGCCGTAGCTGGTTCACCGGTCATTATGAAGTAGAAACCTATGCTTGGACTGTTTTGCCGCCTGAGCTGGCGGCGACTGACCTAGCCTCAGGCATCGCTCGGGAACTACAATACTTCGCCGGGCTAGTAGACCGGCTGTAG
- the aroA gene encoding 3-phosphoshikimate 1-carboxyvinyltransferase, protein MLANGNLTSVKTVRITPVGPVAGTIRPPGSKSITNRALVCAALADGTSRLKGVLNSEDTQVMIQAWRQLGLSVHHDPAFSSLEIVGCGGELPTRSAELFVGNSGTTIRFLTAALSACRGSFTLDGVDRMRQRPIGDLLRGLEQLGGTARSINSKFPDCPPVKIESQGLSGGLAVVAGNISSQFLSGLMLAAPLARRSVTLEVEGPLVSIPYVSMTAQVMRAFGASVSGDSSGPYVIESQHAYRAADYAIEPDASAASYFWAAAAITGGRARVEGLSKNSLQGDVRFCEVLRKMGCSIKYENDAVEVQGTGRLSGVDVNMADISDTVQTLAAVAVFADGPTTICGVAHNRVKETDRIADLAHELRKLGADVRELDDGLRICPPAQIRPAEIATYHDHRMAMSLALVGLRTSGIVIRDPDCTAKTYPEYWQDLANFTGSRIDASVS, encoded by the coding sequence ATTTTGGCCAACGGGAATCTGACATCAGTGAAAACGGTTCGCATCACGCCAGTTGGACCAGTTGCCGGTACAATTCGGCCTCCGGGCAGTAAGAGTATTACCAATCGAGCCCTTGTGTGCGCGGCGCTGGCTGACGGGACAAGCCGGCTGAAAGGGGTGTTGAATAGCGAAGATACTCAAGTCATGATCCAGGCCTGGAGGCAATTGGGGCTGAGCGTCCATCATGATCCGGCCTTCAGCAGCTTGGAGATCGTTGGCTGTGGGGGAGAATTGCCCACCAGGTCGGCTGAATTATTCGTAGGCAATAGCGGTACGACGATTCGCTTTCTGACCGCAGCGCTGAGTGCTTGTCGCGGGAGTTTTACTTTAGACGGTGTTGATCGGATGAGGCAGCGTCCAATTGGCGACCTACTGCGCGGTTTAGAGCAATTGGGCGGGACGGCTCGCAGCATCAACTCGAAATTTCCCGACTGCCCACCGGTGAAGATCGAGTCTCAAGGGTTATCCGGCGGTTTGGCGGTGGTTGCCGGCAACATTTCCAGCCAGTTCTTGTCGGGACTCATGCTGGCGGCTCCACTTGCCCGGCGTTCGGTAACCCTTGAAGTTGAGGGACCGCTGGTTTCAATTCCATACGTCAGCATGACGGCCCAGGTGATGCGGGCGTTCGGTGCCAGCGTTTCGGGAGACTCGTCAGGCCCCTATGTCATCGAGAGTCAACACGCGTATCGGGCTGCCGACTATGCGATTGAACCCGACGCTTCAGCGGCAAGTTACTTTTGGGCGGCAGCCGCAATCACCGGTGGACGGGCACGCGTGGAAGGTCTGTCAAAAAATAGTCTGCAGGGCGATGTGCGCTTTTGCGAAGTGCTCCGGAAAATGGGATGCAGCATTAAATATGAAAATGATGCAGTCGAGGTCCAAGGTACCGGCCGACTGTCGGGTGTAGACGTCAATATGGCGGATATCAGCGATACAGTTCAAACGTTAGCGGCAGTGGCCGTGTTTGCTGACGGTCCCACCACGATTTGCGGCGTGGCGCACAATCGCGTTAAAGAGACGGATCGTATCGCCGATTTGGCTCACGAACTGCGCAAGCTGGGTGCAGATGTTCGGGAATTGGACGACGGGCTGAGAATCTGTCCGCCAGCTCAAATCCGGCCAGCAGAGATTGCTACCTATCATGATCACCGGATGGCTATGAGCCTGGCCTTGGTAGGGTTGCGGACCTCTGGCATTGTCATTCGAGACCCGGATTGCACCGCCAAGACCTATCCGGAATACTGGCAGGACTTAGCCAACTTTACTGGTAGTCGTATTGACGCCAGCGTCAGCTAG
- a CDS encoding response regulator — translation MAARTCFNRSCPTCGRSLEIRVELLNRQVECSHCLATFVASHDQFGASLCQEESVSDLRIEQALARTQQFLADAGVNTTTSKVG, via the coding sequence ATGGCAGCAAGAACCTGTTTTAATCGCTCGTGTCCGACATGTGGCCGCTCATTGGAGATTCGGGTTGAGCTGCTCAATCGTCAGGTTGAATGTTCGCATTGCTTGGCAACTTTTGTGGCTAGCCACGATCAATTTGGGGCTAGCCTGTGCCAAGAGGAATCGGTGTCCGATCTGAGGATCGAACAAGCGCTGGCCCGAACTCAACAGTTCCTAGCTGACGCTGGCGTCAATACGACTACCAGTAAAGTTGGCTAA
- the gcvT gene encoding glycine cleavage system aminomethyltransferase GcvT encodes MTDNASASRSLLATPLAQWHVEHGGKLTEFAGYQMPVQYGSIVTEHLATRQAAGLFDVSHMARLRFEGPNSTQLLDHLLTRPVHDMRLGQVRYALICNAAGGILDDVLVSYLEAPSGRQFYVMVVNAGNHQKILKWLQPHAADFPDVVLSDVTASTAMMAVQGPKAATILQRLFPEYAKRVVGLRYYRSLVTHQMGKPVIVSRTGYTGEDGFELIVRSESALRVWENLMLAGREHGLLPAGLGARDTLRLEAGMPLYGHELSEEIDPLTAGVGFAVNLDNRSFIGSDALRTLQASGVRQRRVGLQLQGRRAAREGAHVLDADQRIVGRVTSGTFSPTLQRPIAMAYVSAELSAVGSMLSVDVRGSRVEAQVVPLPFYKASS; translated from the coding sequence ATGACTGATAACGCGTCTGCCTCACGATCACTTTTGGCAACTCCGCTTGCTCAATGGCATGTCGAACATGGCGGTAAGCTGACGGAATTTGCCGGTTATCAAATGCCAGTGCAGTACGGTTCGATTGTTACCGAGCACTTGGCGACGCGACAAGCTGCCGGACTATTTGATGTCTCCCATATGGCTCGCTTGCGTTTCGAGGGGCCAAACAGCACTCAGCTCTTGGATCACCTGCTAACGCGACCTGTCCACGACATGCGGCTTGGCCAGGTACGGTATGCCCTGATTTGCAATGCGGCAGGCGGTATTTTAGATGACGTACTAGTCAGTTACTTAGAAGCGCCCAGCGGTCGTCAGTTTTACGTGATGGTCGTTAACGCGGGCAACCACCAGAAGATACTCAAGTGGCTGCAACCACACGCCGCCGATTTTCCTGATGTAGTCCTTAGCGACGTTACGGCCTCCACCGCCATGATGGCTGTGCAAGGCCCCAAAGCGGCTACCATCCTGCAGCGGTTGTTTCCGGAATATGCCAAGCGCGTGGTGGGGCTACGATACTATCGAAGTCTAGTGACCCATCAAATGGGCAAGCCGGTGATCGTCAGTCGTACTGGCTACACGGGTGAAGATGGTTTTGAATTGATCGTTAGATCAGAATCGGCGCTGCGAGTCTGGGAGAATCTGATGCTTGCTGGTCGGGAACACGGATTGTTGCCAGCCGGATTAGGCGCCCGTGATACATTGCGCCTGGAAGCTGGCATGCCGCTTTATGGTCACGAATTGTCTGAAGAGATTGATCCATTGACCGCTGGCGTAGGTTTTGCCGTTAATCTGGATAACCGATCTTTCATTGGCTCAGATGCGCTACGCACACTGCAAGCCAGCGGAGTTCGGCAGCGTCGAGTGGGTTTGCAACTGCAGGGGCGTCGCGCGGCCCGGGAAGGTGCCCACGTATTAGATGCTGACCAGCGGATCGTTGGACGAGTCACCAGCGGTACGTTTTCTCCCACTTTACAGCGCCCGATCGCCATGGCCTACGTGTCTGCCGAACTGTCGGCGGTCGGTAGCATGTTGAGCGTCGATGTGCGCGGATCCAGAGTTGAAGCTCAGGTTGTCCCCCTGCCGTTTTACAAGGCCTCTTCGTAG
- the gcvH gene encoding glycine cleavage system protein GcvH: MDPRDLKFNPSHEWVGVVEDAQGKIAVVGITDFALEQLTDLVYMELPAVGAHVTQGEQFGEVESVKAVSPLYSPVSGEVVEVHGELVDQLENLASDPYDNGWLIKVRLTDSSQLDRLLDRQTYVQQCGQ, translated from the coding sequence ATGGATCCGCGCGATCTAAAATTCAATCCGTCCCACGAGTGGGTGGGCGTAGTCGAGGATGCACAAGGAAAAATTGCCGTCGTCGGCATCACCGACTTTGCGCTCGAGCAACTGACGGATTTGGTCTACATGGAATTGCCAGCGGTTGGAGCCCACGTGACGCAGGGCGAGCAGTTTGGCGAAGTGGAATCGGTTAAAGCCGTCAGCCCACTCTACAGCCCCGTTTCTGGCGAGGTCGTGGAAGTGCATGGCGAACTCGTCGACCAGCTCGAAAACCTGGCCAGCGATCCTTACGACAATGGCTGGCTAATCAAAGTTCGCTTGACAGACAGTTCGCAGCTCGACAGGCTGCTAGATCGCCAGACGTATGTCCAGCAGTGCGGGCAATGA
- a CDS encoding FHA domain-containing protein, protein MQVQLKVLSGNLAGKLISVNHEKFLIGRSDGCHLRPRSDSISRRHCAIVRKDDMVLLVDLKSRNGTAVNDKLLVPAKARALKHGDKISIGKLEFEAVIEPGISTVKKDEVKSIKDAAVRVAGNAASAQSEPVDISLWLDEAEQFDRRGSDPDTNHFTISAGQIQETVYEVKADLDTQAGAPAKSKPGKLPPTPTKPSTANSKDAASEALRKFFSGGR, encoded by the coding sequence ATGCAGGTGCAATTGAAGGTGCTGTCTGGCAATCTTGCTGGAAAGCTGATATCGGTCAACCACGAGAAATTCCTAATTGGTCGCAGCGATGGATGCCATCTGCGACCCAGGAGCGATTCGATTAGCCGCCGTCACTGCGCTATTGTCCGCAAGGACGATATGGTCTTGTTAGTAGATCTCAAGAGCCGCAACGGCACGGCTGTCAACGACAAGTTACTAGTACCTGCCAAAGCCCGAGCGCTCAAGCATGGCGACAAGATCAGCATTGGCAAGCTGGAATTCGAGGCCGTGATCGAACCCGGCATATCGACTGTCAAAAAGGACGAGGTCAAGAGCATCAAGGACGCCGCTGTACGCGTGGCAGGCAACGCTGCTAGTGCCCAGTCTGAACCCGTTGACATCAGTCTCTGGCTGGACGAAGCAGAGCAATTTGACCGTCGCGGTTCTGACCCCGACACGAATCATTTCACTATCTCAGCCGGGCAGATCCAAGAGACGGTTTATGAAGTGAAAGCCGACCTGGACACTCAAGCCGGAGCACCGGCCAAGAGCAAGCCGGGCAAGCTACCGCCGACGCCCACCAAGCCCTCTACGGCGAACTCCAAAGACGCCGCCTCCGAAGCGCTCCGCAAATTCTTCAGCGGCGGCCGATAG